The Pseudochaenichthys georgianus chromosome 20, fPseGeo1.2, whole genome shotgun sequence genomic interval GAAAACAACAGGTTacttttgtttaatttaaacaTCTGCAAAATAGTCTTCAACATGTCATAGAAAAGGTAATGTTTTCTCTCCctgaatatttaaatgtttttaaaaatatgtttaataTTTTATGTTAGTTGAATGTTGTTAAACTAAATTCAGACATTCATGGTGTTATTTTTAGCTGAAACGATTGCACGTGTGTTGAGTATGTGTGGGAGTTtgcaatgaaaagaaaatcactaTTAGAGGTAGCTGTGGTTTTAAAAGTGTGGGAACTACTTCTATAGAGGACTCACTTCCCTAATAGCCAGAGCTCTTTATGACTGAGTCAACAATCATTCATCCTCATGCCTGACTGCCACATAAACTATACATCAGTTAGCTGTAATGAGCCCCTTGGTGGCAATTCAATCTGTTAATATGTATGCTGTTAGCGGTTAAGCATATCCCAACATTAGTGGTTTTAACAGGGACAGCAGTGTTAGCAAAACAGCAAactggagtgtgtgtgtatgtgggggGGTTTTCAGCATTGTGCTCACCTTGCGGTTGGAGTAGCAGGGGCAGCGCTGCCCTCTACAGGTCAACACTGAGGGGTTCTGTGTGGCTCGGCCGCACTTGCAGCCTTTCTTTTCCACAGGCTTTTTATACAGTGGCTTCGAGGGGCTGGGTGGGTGTGTCAGAGGGTGAGCATGGGGGTGTTGGGGTATCCTGTCACGGGTTTGTGTACGGGGTTTGGGGGTCCCTTGCCTGGCCTTGGTGTACGCCTTCTTGGGGCCCCCGTGATGCTCCACAGTCTTTTTCAGCGCCTTGTTGGAAACGAGCACAGTCTTGCCCACCTTGGGAGAACCACCATTCGGCACCGGGGCCAGGTGTGGGTGAGCCGTGACTACTGGGTACTCAGGCTCCTGTTTGGTGGTGGCACCAGGGTGAGGGTGATGAGGGGAGCTGTTGGCACCGAGGGGAGGCCCCCGTAACAAGCTGGAAATGGGGAGGGGCTGCACCTTCTCGCTGTCGCTTTCTGAACGGGAGCGCTTGCGGTGGTACCGAGGGGGGACGTGGGGGGTGACAGTGGAGGGCTGGGGGGGAGGCTGCAGGGAGGGCTGCGGGTGAGGTTGCAGGGGGCGAGGGCTGTTCCCTTGAGGGAGGCAAGTGATGAGGCGGGAGGAGTCAGGTGGACAGTGAGGCCCGTTGAGGCTGGACTGAGGTACTGAGGGGGGGCAGTCCAGATGGGGGAGGGGATCAGGGTCTGTATCAAGAGTCCTGAGCACCTCCTCCACGCTCAACAACAACGGCCCCCCACTATGTTTCAGGTCATcaccaaaagtgctgatttcacagagccccgcctcccctttgacgctcacacacacaggaatCTCCGCCGATAAGCTCTCCTGCTTTGCAGCGCCTACACCCGTCTCTGTGGTGACGGGCTGTAAGGAGTCCAAACTGACCAGACCGTTACAGTCATGCAGCCCGTTCACACTGACGGTGCTTGGCTCCTCCACCTTGAGCTCCTCCACCTTGAGCTCCTCCACCTTGAGCTCCTCCACCTTGAGCTCCTCCACCTTGAGCTCCTTTGTAGGCGGAGCTTCATCAGGCTGAACCACGTTGGAGCTGGAGGCCGTGGGCGACAGGCTGGCTGAATCGTCCTCGGCCTCCGGCTCGCTCTCAGCCAACGTGAGGCCCTCGTTGAGGATGGCCTGGAGGTCCGGCGAGTCGCTGGCGGCGCTGGCTATGTGCGGGGCGAGCGGCGACTGCGTGATGTAGAGACAGAGCTTCTGGTAACAGTGCACCAGCAAGGAGAGCTGCCTGTTTTCCTCAAAGCGGGAATAGTCTTTACACCAACTACATGACGGCTTCAACTGCATCCTCTGACCCTTACAGCCTCGACAGACGTAGTGCTGACATGATGAGTTGGTGGGAGCGATGGGGTCCTGCAGCAGATTACCTGAAgatcaaagagagaaagagcaaatgtttaaaacatgaatacatcACACGTTTCACAGGAATAGTGCAGAGCAGCTCCCACTGATGATTAATTCACAGATTATCACAGGAGCCAGTTAAAGCAACACAGCCTGACATCAATAGAAGTGTTATCTAAGCAACAAATGTCACATAAATGTCCAAACAAACCCACATCCAATACATTATAACCG includes:
- the msl2b gene encoding E3 ubiquitin-protein ligase MSL2b; amino-acid sequence: MNPVNATSLYVSASRSVLQCDPRDPRALAELCKLLPFFRQSLSCLVCGNLLQDPIAPTNSSCQHYVCRGCKGQRMQLKPSCSWCKDYSRFEENRQLSLLVHCYQKLCLYITQSPLAPHIASAASDSPDLQAILNEGLTLAESEPEAEDDSASLSPTASSSNVVQPDEAPPTKELKVEELKVEELKVEELKVEELKVEEPSTVSVNGLHDCNGLVSLDSLQPVTTETGVGAAKQESLSAEIPVCVSVKGEAGLCEISTFGDDLKHSGGPLLLSVEEVLRTLDTDPDPLPHLDCPPSVPQSSLNGPHCPPDSSRLITCLPQGNSPRPLQPHPQPSLQPPPQPSTVTPHVPPRYHRKRSRSESDSEKVQPLPISSLLRGPPLGANSSPHHPHPGATTKQEPEYPVVTAHPHLAPVPNGGSPKVGKTVLVSNKALKKTVEHHGGPKKAYTKARQGTPKPRTQTRDRIPQHPHAHPLTHPPSPSKPLYKKPVEKKGCKCGRATQNPSVLTCRGQRCPCYSNRKACLDCICRGCQNSYMANGEKKLEAFAVPEKALEQTRLTLGINLTSITAAALRPATSSPGNTLLNVTTATGTPVTASFLSGAGHDNRAFEDSLEMRFDC